One Clostridium novyi NT genomic window carries:
- a CDS encoding VanZ family protein: protein MKNIKLRNVVKYGLVITWMTVIFCFSKDPATVSNEKSDFVIESLTSVGIDVGGIFGKMSTFIVRKMGHFTEYFILCILLIFALKSKFKMKSNYIISIVITFLYACSDEFHQLFVPGRSGRIIDVLIDTTGGVLAIVICTIILKIKNIKK from the coding sequence ATGAAAAATATAAAACTTAGGAATGTAGTAAAATATGGTTTGGTTATAACTTGGATGACAGTGATTTTTTGTTTTTCAAAGGATCCGGCTACAGTTTCTAATGAAAAAAGTGATTTTGTTATTGAGAGTTTAACTTCTGTTGGTATAGATGTAGGTGGAATCTTTGGGAAAATGTCTACCTTTATTGTTAGAAAGATGGGGCATTTTACTGAGTATTTTATTCTTTGCATACTACTTATATTTGCTTTAAAGAGTAAATTTAAAATGAAAAGTAATTATATAATATCAATTGTAATAACTTTTTTATATGCTTGTAGTGATGAGTTTCATCAATTATTTGTTCCAGGAAGAAGTGGACGTATAATTGATGTTTTAATTGATACTACAGGAGGTGTATTAGCCATAGTTATTTGCACTATTATTTTAAAAATAAAAAATATAAAAAAATAA
- a CDS encoding nucleotide exchange factor GrpE, with protein sequence MFSIKDELQSFKTKSVNTYSEPSNDINDILENVQKKMDNIDKVSKKNAISMEILNEEIKDKNNQIINLKRNLNYKNKQEKEFVTRFINMLDQIDNILNFAKQTENNELIKNIQSIKNIIKKDLYEVGFEEIPAIGERFNAKFHECVQTISDDKREKYEILEVVRPGYKFNNEIIRVASVVAVK encoded by the coding sequence GTGTTTTCAATAAAAGATGAACTACAATCATTTAAAACTAAATCAGTAAATACATATAGTGAACCATCAAATGATATAAATGATATATTAGAAAATGTTCAAAAAAAGATGGATAATATAGATAAAGTAAGTAAAAAAAATGCAATATCTATGGAAATTTTAAATGAAGAAATAAAGGATAAAAATAATCAAATTATTAATTTAAAAAGAAACTTAAATTATAAAAATAAACAAGAAAAAGAATTTGTAACAAGATTTATAAATATGTTAGATCAAATTGATAACATATTGAATTTTGCAAAGCAAACTGAAAATAATGAGTTAATAAAGAATATACAAAGTATAAAAAACATCATAAAAAAGGATCTATATGAAGTTGGATTTGAAGAGATACCAGCAATTGGGGAAAGGTTTAATGCAAAGTTTCATGAATGTGTACAAACTATTAGTGATGATAAAAGAGAAAAATATGAGATATTAGAGGTTGTAAGGCCGGGTTACAAGTTTAATAATGAAATTATAAGGGTAGCTTCTGTAGTAGCTGTAAAATAA
- a CDS encoding ribonuclease Z, with product MIDVLFLGTGGGMPTPRRSLSSLLLNFKGCKILVDCGEGTQLSMKNAKTGFKDIDIICITHCHGDHIIGFPGILSTIGNSGRTNPLTIIGPKDITRIVKGLTVITPYLPYELNIIENPMQKLSFNVTKENLKLESGGELLIDTLELNHSIPCIAYNFTVKRKPKFNREKAVNYNIPRKFWGDLQVGKNINYEGRVYTPSMVLGKERKGIKISFVTDTTPIDSIISFIEESDMFICEGTYGTDDDIDKAIKNKHMTFSQAATLAFRGNVKELILTHFGVTMERPEEFLGFARKIFKNSYVAEDRMIKSLKFD from the coding sequence ATGATTGATGTATTATTTTTAGGAACTGGAGGAGGGATGCCTACTCCTAGAAGAAGTTTGTCATCGTTACTTCTAAACTTTAAAGGATGTAAAATTCTTGTGGATTGTGGGGAAGGAACTCAATTATCTATGAAAAATGCAAAAACAGGATTTAAAGATATAGATATTATTTGTATAACACATTGTCATGGAGATCACATAATAGGGTTTCCAGGTATATTATCCACAATTGGTAATAGCGGTAGGACAAATCCACTAACTATAATAGGGCCAAAGGATATAACAAGAATAGTTAAAGGATTAACGGTAATTACTCCATATCTACCATATGAATTAAATATTATAGAAAATCCTATGCAAAAATTAAGTTTTAATGTTACAAAAGAAAATTTAAAATTAGAAAGTGGAGGAGAGCTTTTAATTGATACACTAGAACTTAATCATTCTATTCCATGTATAGCTTATAATTTTACAGTTAAAAGAAAACCAAAATTCAATAGAGAAAAAGCTGTAAACTATAATATTCCGAGAAAGTTTTGGGGTGATTTGCAAGTTGGGAAAAATATAAATTATGAAGGAAGAGTATACACCCCTAGTATGGTACTTGGAAAAGAAAGAAAAGGTATAAAAATTTCATTTGTAACAGATACCACACCAATAGATTCTATAATATCATTTATAGAAGAAAGTGATATGTTTATTTGTGAGGGAACCTATGGAACTGATGATGATATAGATAAAGCAATAAAAAATAAGCATATGACTTTTTCACAAGCAGCCACCCTTGCATTTAGAGGCAATGTAAAAGAACTTATTTTAACACACTTTGGAGTTACTATGGAAAGGCCAGAAGAGTTTCTTGGCTTTGCGAGAAAAATTTTTAAAAATTCATATGTTGCTGAAGATAGAATGATAAAAAGTTTGAAATTTGATTAA
- a CDS encoding ribonucleotide-diphosphate reductase subunit beta: MLKKMIFNENGNRGTESMINGNTTNLREWNRIKYNWANELYRTMLNNFWIPEEISLNEDVKQFPYLTDGERNAFDKIISFLNFLDSVQSENLPNISRYITAPEVSSLLNVQTFQEEIHAQSYSYILDTVTNPITRDKIYDQWREDKNLLERNKFIAGIYQSFNENPTTENFLRTIMANYILEGIYFYSGFSFFYTLARQGKMTATSTIFKYINRDEITHLILFQNIIKELKNENPDIFTESIMEEFRMMMKMGVEHEIKWGQYVTNNEILGINDNLIEKYIKYLSNLRLNAIGLEVLYPEITEHPMEWIENFSKLNNTKTDFFEAKVTNYTKAAAFDFDDLV; this comes from the coding sequence ATGTTAAAAAAAATGATATTTAATGAAAATGGAAATCGTGGAACAGAATCAATGATAAATGGTAATACAACTAATTTAAGAGAATGGAATAGAATAAAATATAATTGGGCTAATGAATTATATAGAACCATGTTAAATAACTTTTGGATACCAGAGGAAATATCCTTAAATGAAGATGTTAAACAGTTTCCTTATTTAACTGATGGAGAAAGAAATGCTTTTGATAAAATAATTTCATTTTTAAATTTTTTAGATTCAGTTCAAAGCGAAAATTTACCTAATATATCTAGATATATTACAGCCCCTGAAGTATCTTCTCTTTTGAATGTTCAAACATTTCAAGAAGAAATACATGCTCAGAGTTACTCTTATATATTAGACACTGTTACAAATCCTATAACAAGAGATAAAATTTATGATCAGTGGAGAGAAGATAAGAATCTTTTAGAAAGAAATAAATTTATAGCTGGAATATATCAAAGCTTTAACGAAAATCCAACTACTGAAAATTTTCTAAGAACAATAATGGCCAATTACATATTGGAGGGAATATATTTTTATTCAGGATTTAGCTTTTTTTATACTCTAGCTAGACAAGGGAAAATGACAGCCACAAGTACAATATTTAAATATATAAATAGGGATGAAATAACTCATTTGATTTTATTTCAAAATATAATAAAAGAACTTAAAAATGAAAATCCAGATATATTTACGGAAAGTATTATGGAAGAATTTCGTATGATGATGAAAATGGGAGTAGAACACGAAATAAAGTGGGGACAGTATGTTACTAACAATGAGATACTTGGAATTAATGACAATCTTATAGAAAAATATATTAAGTATCTTTCAAATCTTAGATTAAATGCCATTGGACTTGAGGTTCTTTATCCAGAAATAACAGAGCATCCAATGGAATGGATTGAGAATTTTTCAAAACTTAATAATACTAAAACTGATTTTTTCGAAGCTAAAGTTACAAATTATACTAAAGCAGCAGCCTTTGATTTTGATGATTTAGTATAA
- a CDS encoding ribonucleoside-diphosphate reductase subunit alpha, whose amino-acid sequence MDIKVRKRNGEYEKLCVEKTKKMVSLACEGLDGCDPLELEIDSRIQFRNGMSTKEIQKILIQTAIEKVIYIDKNNYDNSPSKKTNINWQYVAARLLAFDLYKEAKINRNYSHFGYGDFLSLVKKLVNMGLYGKYLIENYSDEEIKELSEYIEPKRDELFNYEGLKLLNDRYLIKGFNGEILELPQERFMVIAMHLAIPEGKNRVYFAKKFYDLMSKLKMTVATPTLGNAGTPFYQLSSCFISVVGDNLWSIYDVNQKFAQVSKHGGALGIYMGKIRALNSEIRGHKNASGGVIPWIKLYNDTAVAVDQLGKRKGGASITLDIWHKDIYDFLDLKTNNGDDRRKAHDIFTSVSIPDIFMKRLLNRENWSLFDPYTIQKLMGYKLEDYFDDEENKEFTKRYLECEANENLPRDTVSCLDVMKKIMKSAVETGAPFIFFRDTVNRANPNKHKGMIYSSNLCHEIAQNMSESELISEEVTDKNGFNEVVSRIKSGDMVTCNLNSINLSKVSRDELKESIPLQIRMLDNVISLNRLPVKESAITSDKYRAIGLGTSGYHQYLASNKIKWESEEHIKEVDSLFEDIAYEAIKASMELAKEKGAYAEFEGSEWQSGKYFERRGYNSERWNKLREDIAKYGIRNGYIMAVAPTGSTSNIANTTAGIDPVFKKFFIEEKKGSFTPKTAPDLNNENFWYYKEAHTINQEWSIKACAVRQKHIDQSQSFNLYITPEVKAKDILNMYTESWRQGIKTIYYVRNKSIEMDECSSCSS is encoded by the coding sequence ATGGATATTAAAGTTAGAAAGCGAAATGGAGAATATGAAAAGTTATGCGTAGAAAAAACTAAAAAAATGGTAAGTCTTGCTTGTGAAGGATTAGACGGATGTGATCCTTTAGAACTTGAAATAGATTCTAGAATTCAATTTAGAAATGGGATGAGCACAAAAGAAATTCAAAAGATATTAATACAAACAGCAATCGAAAAAGTTATATACATAGATAAAAATAATTATGATAATAGTCCATCTAAAAAAACTAATATAAACTGGCAATACGTTGCAGCAAGACTTCTGGCATTTGATTTATATAAGGAAGCAAAAATAAACAGAAATTATAGTCATTTTGGGTATGGAGACTTTTTATCACTTGTTAAGAAGTTAGTGAATATGGGATTGTACGGTAAGTATCTAATTGAAAACTATTCAGATGAAGAAATAAAAGAACTTTCAGAGTATATAGAACCTAAAAGAGACGAGCTTTTTAATTATGAGGGATTAAAATTATTAAATGATAGATATTTAATAAAAGGATTTAATGGAGAAATATTAGAACTTCCTCAAGAGCGATTTATGGTTATAGCAATGCATCTTGCAATACCAGAAGGGAAAAATAGAGTTTACTTTGCAAAGAAGTTTTATGATTTAATGAGTAAACTAAAAATGACTGTAGCTACACCTACTCTTGGAAATGCAGGAACACCTTTTTATCAACTAAGTAGTTGCTTTATATCTGTAGTTGGAGACAATCTTTGGTCTATATATGACGTTAATCAAAAATTTGCTCAAGTTTCTAAACATGGAGGAGCTCTTGGAATATATATGGGAAAGATTAGAGCATTAAATAGTGAAATAAGGGGTCACAAGAATGCATCAGGTGGAGTTATACCATGGATAAAACTTTACAATGATACTGCAGTTGCTGTAGATCAGCTTGGAAAACGTAAAGGGGGAGCTTCTATAACTCTTGATATATGGCACAAGGATATATATGACTTTTTAGATCTTAAAACTAATAATGGAGATGATAGAAGAAAGGCACATGATATATTTACATCTGTAAGTATACCTGACATATTTATGAAAAGACTTTTAAATAGAGAAAATTGGTCACTATTTGATCCATACACGATACAAAAATTAATGGGATATAAGCTTGAAGATTACTTTGATGATGAAGAGAATAAGGAATTTACAAAGAGATACTTAGAGTGTGAGGCAAATGAGAATTTACCAAGAGATACTGTTTCCTGTCTTGATGTAATGAAAAAAATAATGAAAAGTGCAGTAGAAACAGGAGCACCATTTATATTTTTTAGGGATACAGTAAATAGAGCTAATCCTAATAAACATAAAGGAATGATTTATTCATCTAACTTATGTCATGAGATAGCTCAAAATATGAGTGAAAGTGAACTTATTAGTGAAGAAGTAACTGATAAAAATGGATTTAATGAAGTAGTAAGTAGAATTAAATCAGGAGATATGGTAACTTGTAATCTTAATTCTATTAATCTTAGTAAGGTAAGTAGAGACGAACTTAAAGAATCTATTCCATTACAAATAAGAATGCTTGATAATGTTATTTCATTAAATAGATTGCCAGTTAAAGAATCGGCTATAACTAGTGATAAGTATAGAGCTATAGGACTTGGCACCAGTGGATATCATCAATATCTTGCTAGCAATAAAATCAAGTGGGAAAGTGAAGAACATATAAAAGAAGTGGATTCCTTATTTGAAGATATAGCATATGAAGCTATAAAGGCATCTATGGAACTTGCTAAAGAAAAAGGGGCTTATGCTGAATTTGAAGGTTCGGAGTGGCAAAGTGGCAAATATTTTGAAAGAAGGGGCTATAATTCTGAAAGATGGAATAAGTTAAGAGAGGATATAGCTAAATACGGTATTAGAAATGGATATATAATGGCCGTTGCGCCAACAGGAAGTACTTCTAATATTGCTAATACTACAGCAGGAATAGATCCTGTATTTAAAAAATTCTTTATAGAAGAGAAAAAGGGAAGTTTTACTCCTAAAACTGCTCCAGATTTAAATAATGAGAACTTTTGGTACTATAAAGAAGCACATACAATTAATCAAGAGTGGTCCATTAAAGCCTGTGCAGTGAGACAAAAACATATTGACCAATCTCAATCATTTAATTTATATATTACTCCAGAGGTAAAGGCTAAGGACATATTAAATATGTATACAGAATCCTGGAGACAAGGAATTAAGACTATATATTATGTAAGAAATAAATCAATAGAAATGGATGAATGTTCAAGTTGCTCAAGTTAG
- a CDS encoding 2-hydroxyacyl-CoA dehydratase subunit D encodes MSRVETIINELSLIASNPRKAMEDYKKETGKGAVGIMPVYAPEELVHAAGFLPMGIWGGQKSISKARTYLPPFACSIMQSVMEMQLEGVYDDLEAVIFSVPCDTLKCLSQKWKGKSPVIVFTHPQNRKLEAANKFLVEEFKLVREKLEKILNVKITDEAINNSIEVYNENRKVMREFSDIAGQYSKTISAAARHAVIKARFFMEKSKHTAMVRELINELKAMPAEECGKKVVLTGIMAEPNEVLDILTENGFTVVADDLAQESRQFRLDVPAGTDPLYRLAEWWQQFDGCALATNVKKPRGQMLMDMVKKYDADAVIVCMMKFCDPEEFDYPIYYSQFEEAGIKSLYIEIDQESTSFEQIKTRVQSFGEML; translated from the coding sequence ATGAGTAGAGTTGAAACTATTATAAATGAATTATCACTAATAGCTAGCAATCCAAGAAAAGCTATGGAAGATTATAAAAAAGAAACTGGAAAAGGTGCTGTAGGTATAATGCCTGTATACGCTCCAGAAGAATTAGTACACGCTGCTGGATTCTTACCAATGGGAATTTGGGGTGGACAAAAAAGCATATCTAAAGCTCGTACTTACTTACCTCCATTTGCTTGTTCAATCATGCAATCTGTTATGGAAATGCAACTTGAAGGAGTATACGATGATTTAGAAGCAGTAATTTTCTCAGTTCCATGTGACACATTAAAATGTCTTAGCCAAAAATGGAAGGGAAAATCTCCTGTAATAGTATTTACACACCCACAAAACAGAAAATTAGAAGCAGCAAACAAATTCTTAGTTGAAGAATTCAAACTTGTTCGTGAAAAATTAGAAAAAATTCTTAACGTTAAAATAACTGACGAAGCTATAAACAACAGTATAGAAGTTTATAACGAAAACCGTAAAGTTATGCGTGAATTCTCTGATATAGCTGGACAATACTCAAAAACTATAAGTGCTGCAGCTCGTCACGCAGTTATAAAAGCTAGATTCTTCATGGAAAAATCTAAGCACACAGCAATGGTAAGAGAATTAATAAATGAACTTAAAGCTATGCCAGCTGAAGAATGTGGAAAGAAAGTTGTGTTAACTGGTATCATGGCAGAACCAAACGAAGTATTAGATATCTTAACTGAAAATGGATTCACTGTAGTTGCTGATGATTTAGCACAAGAATCTAGACAATTCAGATTAGATGTTCCAGCAGGAACTGATCCATTATACAGACTTGCTGAATGGTGGCAACAATTTGACGGATGTGCTCTTGCAACAAACGTTAAAAAACCAAGAGGTCAAATGTTAATGGATATGGTTAAAAAATATGATGCAGATGCAGTTATAGTTTGCATGATGAAATTCTGTGATCCAGAAGAATTCGATTATCCAATATACTACTCTCAATTCGAAGAAGCTGGAATTAAGAGCTTATATATAGAAATAGACCAAGAATCAACATCTTTTGAACAAATCAAGACAAGAGTTCAAAGTTTTGGTGAAATGCTATAA
- a CDS encoding 2-hydroxyacyl-CoA dehydratase subunit D, whose amino-acid sequence MTDMQNMSAKELLGYYQQKLDEEARQAKKEGKLVCWSASVAPPEFCVAMDIAMVYPETHAAGIGARKGSLDMLEVADRKGYSTDICSYARVNLGYMELLKEKALTGKTPEALANSPAADVPLPDLIITCNNICNTLLKWYENLAVELNIPCIVIDVPFNHTMPIPQYAKDYIAEQFKDAIATLEEVCGRKFDYDKFLEVQKQTQRSVAQWNRLAALSSHKPSPLNCFDLFNFMALIVCARSRDYAEITFKKFADELEENLKNGIYAFKGAEKKRITWEGIAVWPYLGHTFKSLKSLGSIMTGSAYPGLWNLTYTPGDMSSMAEAYTRIYINTCLDNKVKVLSDIVEGGKCDGIAYHLNRSCKLMSFLNVETAEKLQEQNGLPYVSFDGDQTDPRNFAPAQFDTRVQALAEMMEQQGEEENSNE is encoded by the coding sequence ATGACTGATATGCAAAATATGAGTGCAAAAGAATTATTAGGGTACTATCAGCAAAAATTAGATGAAGAAGCAAGACAAGCAAAAAAAGAAGGGAAGCTTGTTTGTTGGTCAGCATCTGTTGCTCCACCAGAATTCTGTGTAGCTATGGATATCGCTATGGTATATCCAGAAACTCACGCAGCTGGTATAGGTGCTAGAAAAGGTTCATTAGATATGTTAGAAGTTGCAGATAGAAAAGGATATTCAACAGATATCTGTTCTTATGCAAGAGTAAACCTTGGATATATGGAACTTTTAAAAGAAAAAGCTTTAACTGGAAAAACTCCAGAAGCATTAGCTAATTCACCAGCAGCTGACGTTCCACTACCAGACCTTATAATTACATGTAACAACATTTGTAATACATTATTAAAATGGTATGAAAACTTAGCAGTTGAATTAAATATCCCATGTATTGTAATTGACGTTCCATTCAACCACACAATGCCAATTCCACAATACGCAAAAGATTATATAGCAGAACAATTTAAAGATGCTATAGCTACATTAGAAGAAGTATGCGGAAGAAAATTCGATTACGATAAATTCTTAGAAGTACAAAAACAAACTCAACGTTCAGTTGCTCAATGGAACAGACTTGCAGCATTATCATCACACAAGCCATCTCCATTAAACTGTTTCGATCTTTTCAACTTCATGGCTCTTATAGTATGTGCTAGAAGCAGAGACTATGCTGAAATCACATTCAAGAAGTTTGCAGATGAACTTGAAGAAAACTTAAAGAACGGAATCTATGCTTTCAAAGGTGCTGAAAAGAAACGTATCACTTGGGAAGGTATAGCAGTATGGCCTTATCTTGGACATACATTTAAATCATTAAAATCTCTAGGATCAATAATGACAGGTTCTGCATACCCAGGTCTTTGGAACCTTACTTATACACCAGGAGATATGAGCTCAATGGCAGAAGCTTATACTAGAATCTATATAAACACTTGCCTAGACAACAAAGTAAAAGTTCTTAGCGACATAGTTGAAGGTGGAAAATGTGATGGTATTGCATACCACTTAAACAGAAGCTGTAAACTTATGAGTTTCTTAAACGTAGAAACAGCTGAAAAATTACAAGAACAAAACGGATTACCTTATGTAAGCTTCGATGGAGACCAAACTGATCCACGTAACTTTGCTCCTGCACAATTCGATACTCGTGTGCAAGCATTAGCTGAAATGATGGAACAACAAGGTGAGGAGGAAAATTCAAATGAGTAG
- a CDS encoding acyl-CoA dehydratase activase yields the protein MFTMGIDIGSASSKVVILKDGSDIIAAEVIQVGTGSSGPKRALEAALSKSGLKMEDMDKIVATGYGRFAIEEADKQISEISCHAKGIFFLVPTARTIIDIGGQDAKAIKLDKNGGVKQFFMNDKCAAGTGRFLDVMSRVLEVELGDMAEYDSRATEPASISSTCTVFAESEVISQLSKGVAKENIIAGVHQSVASKACGLAYRCGLEEDVVMCGGVAQNAGVVRAIEKELKKPVIVAPTPQVTGAIGAALFAYEEAIKANK from the coding sequence ATGTTTACAATGGGAATTGATATTGGATCTGCATCTTCAAAAGTAGTAATACTTAAAGATGGGAGCGATATTATTGCTGCAGAAGTCATTCAAGTTGGAACTGGGTCTTCAGGACCTAAGCGTGCACTAGAAGCAGCTCTTTCAAAATCAGGACTTAAGATGGAAGATATGGACAAGATAGTGGCAACTGGTTATGGAAGATTTGCTATAGAAGAAGCAGACAAACAAATCAGTGAAATAAGCTGCCACGCTAAAGGAATATTCTTTTTAGTACCTACAGCTAGAACAATCATTGATATTGGAGGCCAAGATGCCAAGGCTATAAAACTTGACAAAAATGGTGGTGTTAAACAGTTCTTTATGAATGATAAATGCGCCGCTGGAACAGGCCGTTTCCTTGATGTAATGTCTAGAGTACTTGAAGTTGAATTAGGCGATATGGCAGAATATGATAGCCGTGCAACAGAACCAGCAAGCATAAGCAGTACTTGTACAGTTTTTGCTGAATCTGAAGTAATATCTCAGCTTTCAAAGGGAGTTGCTAAAGAAAACATTATAGCTGGTGTTCATCAATCAGTTGCTAGTAAAGCATGTGGTCTTGCATATAGATGTGGACTTGAAGAAGATGTTGTAATGTGCGGTGGTGTTGCTCAAAACGCAGGTGTTGTAAGAGCAATAGAAAAAGAACTTAAAAAGCCAGTAATAGTTGCGCCAACTCCACAAGTAACAGGTGCAATTGGTGCAGCATTATTTGCTTACGAAGAAGCTATTAAAGCTAACAAATAA
- a CDS encoding VOC family protein, giving the protein MKPMRLHHVGIILPTLEAAHRFLEKFGLEVDYQGFVDAYHADLIFTKYNENESPLELIIPKEGVLTEFNNGKGGIAHIAFEVEDVEAVRKEYESKGMKMLEGKAVPGTSDIIVNFLRPKYGEGILVEFVETVAPIQR; this is encoded by the coding sequence ATGAAACCTATGAGATTACACCATGTTGGAATAATACTTCCTACATTAGAAGCAGCACACAGATTCTTAGAAAAATTTGGATTAGAAGTAGATTACCAAGGATTTGTTGATGCATATCATGCAGATTTAATATTCACAAAATACAACGAAAACGAAAGTCCACTTGAATTAATTATTCCTAAAGAAGGAGTTCTTACTGAATTCAATAACGGAAAAGGTGGAATTGCTCACATCGCTTTCGAAGTAGAAGATGTTGAAGCTGTTCGTAAAGAATATGAAAGCAAAGGCATGAAAATGTTAGAAGGTAAAGCAGTACCAGGAACAAGTGATATTATAGTTAACTTCTTAAGACCTAAATATGGAGAAGGAATACTAGTTGAATTTGTTGAAACTGTTGCACCAATCCAAAGATAA
- a CDS encoding acyl CoA:acetate/3-ketoacid CoA transferase, with translation MKKVKVLTADEAVKIVKDGDTLTTSGFVSSCCPEALNKAIEKRFLETGSPKNLTLMYGSSQGNRDGSGADHYAHKGLLKRIIAGHLNTAPKVGAMCMNNEIEGYNLPQGALLHLFRDIAAHRIGTITHVGLDTFVDPRNGGGKINEITKEDLVEVVNIAGQERLLYKAFPINVGFIRGTYADEYGNITFEKEITPLEGTATAQAVKNSGGKVIVQVEKVVKGGTLDPRLVKIPGIYVDAVVVARPEDHEQSFGQEYEPGVSGEVRVPVDSLAPIPLSAKKIIGRRAAMELEKDTVVNLGIGAPEYVAQVAGEEGIENYMTLTVESGPIGGIPQGGTRFGSSLNPDCLIDQPYQFDFYDGGGLDLAFLGLAQCDEVGNINVSRFGPKIAGCGGFINITQNSKKVFFCGTFTAGGLKTKVEDGKLIIEQEGKSHKFLKQVEQVTFSGKYANRTGQIVRYITERAVFELKEDGVHLIEIAPGIDLQTQVLDLMDFVPKMDEVKLMDLRIFRDEKMNLKED, from the coding sequence ATGAAAAAGGTTAAAGTACTTACAGCAGATGAAGCTGTTAAGATTGTTAAAGATGGGGATACATTAACTACAAGCGGATTTGTTAGTAGTTGTTGTCCAGAAGCACTTAACAAAGCAATTGAAAAAAGATTCTTAGAAACTGGTTCTCCTAAAAATTTAACACTTATGTATGGATCATCTCAAGGTAACAGAGATGGTAGTGGTGCTGATCACTATGCACATAAGGGACTACTTAAGAGAATAATAGCAGGACATTTAAACACTGCACCTAAAGTTGGAGCAATGTGCATGAATAATGAAATAGAAGGTTATAACTTACCACAAGGTGCGTTACTTCACTTATTCAGAGATATTGCTGCACACAGAATTGGTACTATAACTCACGTAGGATTAGATACATTTGTAGATCCTAGAAATGGTGGAGGAAAAATCAACGAAATAACTAAAGAAGATTTAGTTGAAGTTGTTAATATAGCAGGACAAGAAAGACTTTTATATAAAGCATTCCCTATAAACGTTGGATTTATAAGAGGAACTTATGCAGATGAATATGGTAACATAACATTTGAAAAAGAAATCACTCCATTAGAAGGAACAGCTACAGCTCAAGCAGTTAAAAACAGTGGTGGTAAAGTTATTGTACAAGTTGAAAAAGTAGTTAAGGGTGGAACTTTAGATCCTAGACTTGTAAAAATACCAGGAATTTATGTTGATGCTGTTGTAGTTGCAAGACCAGAAGATCATGAACAAAGCTTTGGACAAGAATACGAACCAGGAGTTTCTGGTGAAGTAAGAGTTCCAGTAGATAGCTTAGCACCAATTCCATTAAGCGCTAAAAAGATAATTGGAAGAAGAGCAGCTATGGAATTAGAAAAAGATACAGTTGTAAACTTAGGAATAGGTGCACCTGAATATGTAGCACAAGTTGCTGGAGAAGAAGGCATTGAAAACTATATGACTTTAACTGTTGAATCTGGTCCAATAGGTGGTATCCCACAAGGAGGAACTAGATTTGGATCAAGCTTAAATCCAGATTGTCTTATCGATCAACCATACCAATTTGATTTCTATGATGGTGGCGGTCTTGATTTAGCATTCTTAGGACTAGCTCAATGTGATGAAGTTGGTAACATAAATGTTAGTAGATTTGGCCCTAAAATTGCAGGTTGTGGCGGATTTATTAATATAACACAAAACTCTAAAAAAGTATTTTTCTGTGGAACATTTACAGCTGGCGGATTAAAAACAAAAGTTGAAGATGGGAAACTAATAATAGAACAAGAAGGTAAGAGTCACAAGTTCTTAAAACAAGTAGAACAAGTTACTTTTAGTGGAAAATATGCTAATAGAACAGGTCAAATAGTAAGATACATTACAGAAAGAGCTGTATTTGAATTAAAAGAAGATGGAGTACATTTAATAGAAATCGCTCCAGGAATTGATCTTCAAACACAAGTTCTTGACTTAATGGACTTTGTACCTAAGATGGATGAAGTTAAGCTTATGGATTTAAGAATTTTCAGAGATGAAAAAATGAATCTAAAAGAAGACTAA